The genomic window ACCAGCGAGGCCAACGCCGCGGCCGTCGATGACTTGCTCGAGCACGTCTCACCGCAGGAGTCCGATCTCGAGGCCGGCGGCGACGAACTCGAGGGACTCACGTTCGTCTTCACGGGCTCGCTCGAGGGGGTCACCCGCGGCGAGGCTCAGGAGACCGTCGAGGCCCACGGCGCCAACGCGACGGGCAGCGTCTCGGGGAACACGGACTACCTCGTGGTCGGCGAGAATCCAGGGCAGACGAAACGCGACGACGCAGCGGCCAACGACGTCCCAATCGTCGACGAGGACGAGTTTCGGGAGTTGCTCGCGGAGTACGGAATCGAACTCGAGTGATCGATCACTGACGCCGGCGGTGACGCGCAGTGAACTCAGTCACGCCGACTGATGACCGCGACGATGGCGATCGCGGCGGCGACGGCGCCGATGAGCGTGGGACCGAGTTGGCCACCGCCCCACTCCCAGCCGAGGAACTGGGTGCCGACGATCGCGACGATCGCGACGGCCAGTCCGATCGCAGTGCCGATCGAGGACGTGTTCCGGCCGATGGAAAGCGCCATACGCTACTATTGGGCGTCCAACAAGTAAAACAAACGGGGCCGCTCCGCCGTTTTTCGACACCCGTCTCTGGCATCCTTCGCACCGTTGCTGCCGAGCCGTCTCGAGCCGACGGCGGTCACGCTCACGCTTCGGCGGGCAACCGCGCCGCGATCTCCGCCACCGCCTCGAGGCCCTGCACCTCGCCCTCTCGTTCGGGCAGCGTCACGACCTCGAGGTCGGGAAACGTCTCCCGAACCTCGGCGACCCGCTCTCGGTGCCGCTCGTGGCGCGACTGACAGCGCGAGCAGTCGTCCTCCGGATCCTCGAAGACCCGATTCACGACGAGGCGGTCGACCCGCACGTGGGCCTCCCGCAGCGTCGCCACTAGCCGTTCGGACTCTGCGATGGCCATCCTCTCCGGAAGGAGAACGACGCGAAACTCCGTGCGCTCGGGATCGGTCAGCAGGTCGCGAGCGCGCTCGAGGCGAGTGCGAAAGGCCTCGAGGCTCTCTTCCTCGTCGTCGCTGCTCGAGCCCATCATCGACATCGGGCCGAGCACCGCCGTCCGCGCGGCGTTTCCGATCCGCTTGGCCTGGCCGCGCAGCGACTGGGCCGTTTCGAGGGCCAGCCCCATCACCTCGGGCATGTCGAACAGCCGGAGGGTGTGGCCCGTCGGCGCGGTGTCGAAGACGACGACGTCCCAGTCGCCCTCGTCGACGTACTCGACGAGCAGGTCCAGCGCCGCGATCTCGTCGCTGCCGGCCGGCGCGCCCGAGGCGAACAGCCGCCGGACCTCCTCGTCGTCCAGCCGAATGCCGGCGCTACGGAGGTCCGTCGCGAGCGCCCGCGCCAGTTTCTCGTAGCGCTCCTTCTGCGTGTCGGGGTCGATCTCGACGGCCCAGAGGCTGCCGCCGCTATCGCTGCCGGGCTCTCTACCACGCTCGTCGCCCACGCCCTCGAGTTCGCGGGGCTCGGCGCCGAGGTCGACCTCGAGCGAGTCCGATAGCGAGTGGGCCGGGTCGGTCGAGACGACCAGCGTCTCCCGGCCGGCGTCGGCCAGTCGGACGGCGGTCGCCGCCGCGCAGGTCGTCTTGCCGACGCCGCCCTTGCCGCCGTAGAAGATGCAGTCGGTCACGGGAGCACGTACGACCGCCCGAAACCTAAATCGATTGCCACGATGGGCGGAGTGTCATCGCTGGCGATCGGATTTCGGGGGAGCCTTTAGCGTGAACGGCAGGCAGGAGAGGATCGGCTGCGAGTCAGTTCAGAGGTCGACGCGGTCGAACCGCCAGAGCGCGATCGTGATCGGGACGACGATCCAGAGCAGGAGGATGATAAAGGAGAACCAGTCCTCGAGGTAGAACGGCACGTCGCTCGAGAAGTAGTAGTCCGGATACGTGGTTCCCTCGACGGTGGAGCTGATGATCGAGAGCGCGTTCCCGAAGGCGTTGCCCGGATCGAGCGAGTCGATGAACAGCGCCCAGTCGGGCACTCGTTGGGCCGTTATCTGTTCGGTCGTTCCGTCGGCCATCTCGAAGGTCCGCGTGTATTCGACGCCCTCGATCGTACCCCGGGACATCAGGATCTGAACCCCGGTGAGGATACCGTTCCAAACGCCGTAAAACAGAAGGAAGATGCCGAACATCGCGGCACCGGCGATCGTCGTCGACTTGGTCACTGAGGAGAGCGAGACGGCGATGCTGGTGTACGCGAGCCCGTAGAGGATCGCCATCCCGAGCAGTCCGGCGTACTCGACCACGTCGAAGCTCCCGAGTATCGCCGCAACGACGGCGGCCGCGAGGACGAACCCGATGACTAGCGACAGCGAGAGCACGGCCGCTCGGCCGAGTAGTTTGCCCAGCAGCACGTCCTTGCGCGAGTGAGGCAGCGAGAGCAACACCTTGATGCTCCCGGTCTCTCGCTCGCCGGCGATGGCCTTCCAGCCCAGCACCAGCGCGATCAGCGGAATGACGACCTTCGTCATCTGGCTGACCAGCGAGACGAGCGCCCCCGTCGTC from Haloterrigena sp. KLK7 includes these protein-coding regions:
- a CDS encoding multidrug transporter, translating into MALSIGRNTSSIGTAIGLAVAIVAIVGTQFLGWEWGGGQLGPTLIGAVAAAIAIVAVISRRD
- a CDS encoding TRC40/GET3/ArsA family transport-energizing ATPase → MTDCIFYGGKGGVGKTTCAAATAVRLADAGRETLVVSTDPAHSLSDSLEVDLGAEPRELEGVGDERGREPGSDSGGSLWAVEIDPDTQKERYEKLARALATDLRSAGIRLDDEEVRRLFASGAPAGSDEIAALDLLVEYVDEGDWDVVVFDTAPTGHTLRLFDMPEVMGLALETAQSLRGQAKRIGNAARTAVLGPMSMMGSSSDDEEESLEAFRTRLERARDLLTDPERTEFRVVLLPERMAIAESERLVATLREAHVRVDRLVVNRVFEDPEDDCSRCQSRHERHRERVAEVRETFPDLEVVTLPEREGEVQGLEAVAEIAARLPAEA
- a CDS encoding ABC transporter permease → MSTDTATGSQSGSGSASSSVNAESVRAVAKKDFQDAVRSWMFWGLSAFFFLLLVGVTGALSYFGADVSPTQAETTGALVSLVSQMTKVVIPLIALVLGWKAIAGERETGSIKVLLSLPHSRKDVLLGKLLGRAAVLSLSLVIGFVLAAAVVAAILGSFDVVEYAGLLGMAILYGLAYTSIAVSLSSVTKSTTIAGAAMFGIFLLFYGVWNGILTGVQILMSRGTIEGVEYTRTFEMADGTTEQITAQRVPDWALFIDSLDPGNAFGNALSIISSTVEGTTYPDYYFSSDVPFYLEDWFSFIILLLWIVVPITIALWRFDRVDL